The Paramisgurnus dabryanus chromosome 3, PD_genome_1.1, whole genome shotgun sequence genome includes a window with the following:
- the mpp2a gene encoding MAGUK p55 subfamily member 2a translates to MLCSGQTPHIIKTTEPRVYDTTKLQILNIMPVAATGTEHLLQMLDTVSDSNSSTTANDLDLIFLKGIMESPVSPESLEETRLEAVRDNNVELVQDILRELSPFTHHSNTAAELSHILNQPHFQSLLETHDSVAAQTCETPPSSPCAFMEPPINSIPVPADAIRMVGIRKVAGEHLGVTFRIENGELVIARILHGGMIDQQGLLHVGDIIKEVNGKEVGDDPRVLQEMLQETSGSVVLKILPSYQEPHPPRQVFVKCHFDYDPANDNLIPCKEAGLRFSSGDILQIVNQEDVNWWQASHVEGGSAGLIPSQLLEEKRKAFVKIDVELSPAANLCTGIVGKKKKKMMYLTTKNAEFDRHELLIYEEVAKVPPFRRKTLVLIGAPGVGRRSLKNKLLVSDPQHFGTTIPYTSRKPKSGERESMMYAFTSKNKMETDIKAGRYLEHGEYDGNLYGTKIDSIHEVAEAGRICILDVNPQALKILRTSEFLPYVVFIKAPEFEVLKSMNRSGIEAGVVTKHLTDAEIKRTVDESAKIQRVYEPYFDLTIVNDDLDQSYRNLKAALEKLKGAQQWVPVGWVF, encoded by the exons ATGCTTTGTAGCGGTCAGACACCTCACATAATCAAAACAACAGAACCAAGAGTCTACGATACGACAAAG TTGCAGATTTTAAACATCATGCCTGTGGCAGCCACCGGCACAGAGCATT tgCTCCAGATGCTGGACACTGTTAGTGACAGCAACAGCTCCACCACTGCCAATGATCTGGACCTCATCTTCCTCAAGGGCATCATGGAGAGCCCAGTG AGCCCAGAGAGCCTAGAGGAGACGCGTCTGGAGGCAGTGAGAGACAATAATGTAGAGCTGGTGCAGGACATCCTGAGAGAGCTCAGTCCCTTCACACATCACAGCAACACGGCTGCTGAGCTCTCTCACATTCTCAACCAGCCACACTTTCAG TCACTGCTGGAGACCCACGACTCTGTGGCCGCCCAGACTTGCGAGACTCCGCCCAGCAGCCCCTGTGCTTTTATGGAACCGCCCATCAACAGCATCCCGGTACCAGCTGATGCCATACGCATGGTGGGCATACGGAAAGTGGCTGGGGAGCACTTG GGTGTGACGTTCCGTATTGAGAATGGAGAACTTGTGATTGCACGTATTCTTCACGGTGGGATGATCGATCAGCAGGGTCTGCTCCACGTAGGTGACATCATCAAAGAGGTGAATGGGAAAGAGGTTGGTGATGACCCACGTGTGCTGCAGGAGATGCTACAGGAGACCAGTGGCAGCGTGGTGCTCAAAATCCTGCCCAGTTACCAGGAGCCACACCCACCCAGACAG GTTTTTGTGAAGTGCCATTTTGATTATGATCCGGCCAATGACAACCTCATACCTTGCAAAGAGGCGGGACTTAGGTTCTCAAGCGGAGACATTCTTCAGATTGTTAACCAGGAAGATGTAAACTGGTGGCAG GCAAGTCATGTAGAGGGAGGCAGCGCTGGACTGATTCCCAGTCAACTTCTGGAGGAGAAGAGGAAAGCTTTTGTAAAAATAGATGTGGAGCTTTCACCAGCAG CTAATCTCTGTACTGGAATTGTCGgcaagaaaaagaagaaaatgaTGTATCTGACTACAAAAAATGCAG AGTTTGACAGGCACGAGTTACTGATCTATGAGGAGGTCGCAAAAGTCCCTCCGTTTCGCAGGAAGACGCTGGTTCTGATTGGTGCGCCTGGAGTGGGCAGACGAAGCCTGAAGAACAAGCTGCTTGTGTCGGATCCTCAGCACTTTGGCACCACTATTCCCT ACACCTCTAGGAAGCCTAAAtcaggagaaagagagagtatGATGTATGCTTTCACATCCAAGAATAAGATGGAAACTGACATTAAAGCTGGCCGCTACCTTGAACATGGTGAATATGATGGTAACCTCTACGGCACCAAGATCGACTCCATCCACGAAGTAGCAGAGGCTGGACGCATCTGCATCCTGGACGTCAACCCACAG GCCCTAAAGATCCTCAGGACATCAGAGTTTCTACCATACGTGGTGTTCATCAAAGCTCCTGAGTTTGAGGTGCTAAAATCCATGAATAGATCTGGGATTGAAGCAGGAGTGGTGACCAAACACCTAACC GACGCAGAGATAAAGAGGACGGTGGACGAGAGTGCCAAGATTCAGAGAGTGTACGAACCCTACTTTGACCTCACCATAGTAAACGATGACTTGGATCAGTCATACAGAAACCTTAAGGCCGCATTAGAAAAACTGAAGGGAGCGCAACAGTGGGTCCCAGTTGGGTGGGTCTTTTAA
- the LOC135767206 gene encoding uncharacterized protein, producing MNEYFPTFQIFIPVAVSFFVVICCVGFCKTYQRARKKHLQRLAAQAREQTPVYVIPISLSEDDLHRPPLYSTVQFYDPPPAYNEIKPEVFLQEPPPTYSETFSSSLSNS from the exons atgaatgaatactTTCCAACTTTTCA GATTTTCATACCTGTCGCAGTCAGTTTTTTTGTGGTAATCTGCTGCGTTGGCTTTTGTAAAACCTACCAACGGGCCCGTAAGAAGCATCTTCAGCGGCTGGCGGCTCAAGCTCGGGAACAAACACCTGTCTATGTCATTCCCATCTCTCTGTCCGAGGATGATCTGCACAGACCCCCGCTTTATAGCACAGTCCAGTTTTATGACCCACCTCCTGCTTACAATGAG ATAAAACCTGAGGTCTTTCTGCAGGAACCCCCACCTACATACAGCGAGACCTTCTCTTCTTCACTATCAAAttcataa
- the LOC135760256 gene encoding Ig-like V-type domain-containing protein FAM187A — protein sequence MLKEIYTVCFLSIVPWLLSAYEAPEDKEDIFASKACPAFLIFDSIAFQAYMTVELPCHCKPEEAHSVVWYYQKQTGTMNTKVLTDFDGTKVVESSKVGQDSDLRNRFSIRLFSLLIFRVQKADSGHYICGTTSGEFFYGYHVDVQEVHQVFYPWNINQKTPGQVADPNSTDLFQVFTSYRAWTTCDRCDIQGEQIRVGLCYVKSNYLHVRYRSESETVAPCGSPAVPEQFGLSSSTYGAELHVRSCDTACPPKPTTSPEREALLNFLEYDDRGSGVPIYYHNHPIDSDLILTCPGPKLQYAVAWDKGSSPLYRSQYMEGLNKTSRVFIDAGHHLHFRPVQLEDKGSYFCWIQGKLAAEIRLGVYLRLGHLRQISDPESLYALQAILVCYVGITVLFLLTVFVRFVWQLSKE from the coding sequence ATGCTGAAAGAAATATACACAGTTTGTTTTTTGTCAATCGTTCCCTGGTTACTTTCTGCCTATGAGGCCCCTGAAGACAAGGAAGACATCTTTGCCAGCAAGGCCTGTCCTGCATTTCTCATCTTTGACAGTATTGCCTTCCAAGCTTACATGACAGTTGAACTTCCTTGTCACTGTAAACCAGAAGAGGCTCACTCAGTTGTCTGGTACTATCAAAAACAAACTGGGACTATGAACACCAAGGTCCTCACAGACTTTGATGGTACTAAAGTGGTGGAATCATCCAAAGTTGGCCAAGATTCGGATCTGCGCAATCGCTTTTCCATCCGGTTGTTTAGCTTGCTGATCTTCAGGGTTCAGAAAGCTGACTCAGGCCACTATATCTGTGGCACAACCTCAGGGGAATTCTTCTATGGCTATCATGTTGACGTCCAGGAGGTCCATCAGGTTTTCTATCCCTGGAACATAAATCAGAAAACACCAGGACAAGTAGCAGATCCCAACAGCACAGATCTGTTTCAGGTGTTCACCAGCTACAGAGCTTGGACTACGTGTGATCGATGCGACATCCAGGGAGAGCAGATCCGTGTAGGCCTTTGTTATGTCAAAAGCAACTACCTACATGTACGTTACCGCAGTGAATCAGAAACAGTGGCTCCCTGTGGCTCTCCAGCCGTTCCCGAGCAGTTTGGACTTTCAAGCAGTACCTATGGAGCAGAGCTTCACGTAAGGAGCTGTGACACTGCATGTCCTCCCAAACCTACAACATCCCCAGAAAGAGAAGCCCTACTTAATTTCCTGGAGTATGATGATCGAGGTTCAGGTGTCCCCATCTACTACCATAACCACCCCATAGACTCTGATCTGATCTTGACCTGCCCTGGCCCCAAACTACAGTATGCTGTTGCCTGGGATAAAGGCTCATCACCACTTTACCGCTCTCAGTATATGGAGGGACTTAATAAGACTTCTCGTGTCTTCATTGACGCAGGTCACCATCTACACTTCAGACCTGTCCAGCTGGAAGATAAAGGCTCCTATTTCTGCTGGATCCAAGGAAAGCTGGCTGCGGAGATCAGACTGGGAGTATATCTGCGCTTGGGCCATCTGCGCCAAATCTCTGACCCAGAGTCTCTATATGCCCTACAAGCTATACTTGTTTGCTACGTTGGTATTACTGTTTTGTTTCTCCTCACGGTGTTTGTGAGATTTGTTTGGCAGTTAAGCAAGGAATAA
- the abi3a gene encoding ABI family, member 3a isoform X1, whose product MKEQNYSEEITKILEEAPAARKALLDNYNNLYKVAEYCESNYLQSGNDSKKALDETKAFTAQSLASVAYQINSLATNVFKLLDSQTLQLRKIESSINQIGETVDMHREKVARREIGVFTVPKKLPRSHKIVPPAKSKDAKPKYSRTPISFSILDSVGHGIKDSGQPQVKTATMTRSSSILSRGGRPPEPVQCPVVPTLSHGSSVTSLNEKSIASSFGKAVPPPVVPSWPASSDGDIVSTLLDQGPPPPPPPMFEGAHDHGQDTGPPPPPPPPFDCTEVPPPPPMPPTVNPPDSSNLLSIPPPPPAPPLETVAEENGFHLPGPPCDMLPPPVPDGFDLPLPPPVPNDVNIEATRSRRSRVRRHPPSARSLSLRVRMGPSARSLYTRSLFLPSAQSLMIPPPPPYPPPLAPPVSLSPLCRIPARLQHLDLEIPAPPPSPPVDFDNYDEMPPLPPPIDYDTSAPADYLEKVVALYSYDTGKPGDLVFQEGDIIYLTIRNEDGWCEGELNGVKGYFPGNYVESTA is encoded by the exons ATGAAGGAGCAAAACTACAGCGAAGAAATTACAAAAATACTAGAGGAGGCTCCCGCAGCTCGAAAGGCGCTTCTTGACAACTACAACAATTTGTACAAAGTAGCCGAATACTGCGAGAGCAACTACCTGCAG TCTGGTAATGACTCCAAGAAAGCACTGGATGAGACCAAGGCCTTTACCGCCCAGTCATTGGCTAGTGTGGCCTATCAGATCAACTCACTGGCCACCAATGTCTTCAAACTGCTGGATTCACAAACCCTGCAGCTCCGCAAAATAGAGTCCTCCATCAACCAGATCGGAGAG ACGGTGGACATGCACAGAGAAAAGGTGGCCCGTCGAGAGATTGGTGTTTTCACAGTCCCCAAGAAGCTACCACGCAGTCACAAGATTGTCCCCCCAGCAAAAAGTAAAGATGCCAAGCCGAAATACTCCCGCACACCCATCTCCTTCTCCATCCTGGACTCTGTAGGTCATGGCATTAAG gattcTGGGCAGCCACAGGTAAAAACCGCGACCATGACACGTAGCAGTAGCATATTGAG TCGAGGCGGCCGTCCTCCAGAGCCTGTCCAGTGTCCCGTGGTGCCCACTTTGTCCCACGGATCATCAGTCACCTCACTCAATGAGAAATCTATAGC TTCTAGCTTCGGTAAAGCCGTACCACCTCCAGTAGTGCCCAGTTGGCCGGCCAGCTCTGATGGTGACATCGTGAGTACACTGCTGGATCAAGGTCCACCTCCTCCACCCCCACCGATGTTTGAGGGTGCACATGACCATGGGCAGGATACTGGTCCACCCCCACCTCCACCTCCTCCATTTGACTGTACTGAAGTCCCTCCGCCTCCTCCTATGCCCCCTACAGTAAATCCACCTGATTCCAGCAACCTGTTGAGCATTCCACCTCCTCCACCAGCTCCACCTCTTGAGACAG tgGCTGAGGAGAATGGATTTCATCTACCAGGACCGCCCTGTGACATGCTTCCTCCACCAGTCCCTGATGGTTTTGATCTTCCTCTTCCACCACCTGTACCTAATGATGTGAACATTGAAG CTACGCGCTCACGGCGGTCACGAGTACGTCGACATCCTCCTagcgctcgctctctctctctaaggGTCCGCATGGGCCCCAGTGCTCGCTCGCTTTACACACGTTCACTTTTTCTGCCTTCCGCTCAATCAC TCATGATACCCCCGCCCCCTCCATATCCACCTCCTCTGGCTCCGCCTGTTTCATTGAGCCCATTGTGCAGGATCCCTGCCCGCCTGCAGCACCTGG ATCTTGAGATTCCTGCTCCGCCCCCATCACCACCAGTGGATTTTGACAACTATGATGAAATGCCCCCTCTACCGCCCCCTATTGATTATGACACTTCTGCACCAGCTGATTATTTGGAGAAAG TGGTGGCACTGTATAGCTACGACACAGGCAAGCCAGGTGACTTGGTCTTTCAGGAAGGTGATATCATCTACCTTACCATCAGGAATGAGGATGGCTGGTGTGAGGGAGAACTGAATGGAGTCAAAGGTTATTTTCCTGGCAACTATGTGGAGTCAACCGCTTAA
- the dnaaf19 gene encoding dynein axonemal assembly factor 19 — MEKSDIINFSALEKELHAALEADRKYQRENDAKFRALHQNVASYEEFRDIVLASHLKPLDKNDISGAPRKQPWNTVAAELKHASHSHELVQPQLTEIKPRSTSEFSRDWRRFGGSSYEKYNLLLKLGGKTLQKIFSTEVCFGLLGEFLLILSQCLKSGDEETVIGVLDGLSKTGRFGLNLSLLSQAEQKACEELFNRLGEYYSNYNDSPVMSLDFSEPLGVCEVRHVETDVNDILVKLKALMEKYGIQN; from the exons ATGGAGAAATCAGATATTATTAATTTCAGTGCTCTTGAGAAAGAGTTGCATGCTGCATTAGAAGCGGATAGAAAATACCAAAGGGAAAATGATGCCAAATTTCGTGCGTTGCATCAAAACGTAGCCAGCTACGAGGAATTCAG GGACATAGTACTTGCATCTCACCTAAAGCCCCTTGATAAAAACGATATCTCTGGCGCCCCTCGAAAGCAGCCATGGAATACAGTTGCTGCTGAATTAAAGCATGCAAGCCACTCACATGAGCTGGTCCAG CCTCAGCTTACTGAGATAAAGCCAAGAAGTACATCAGAATTCAGCCGCGACTGGCGCAGGTTTGGAGGAAGCTCGTATGAAAAGTACAATCTCCTTCTCAAGCTGGGAGGCAAGACTTTGCAGAAGATCTTCAGCACTGAAGTTTGCTTTGGTCTTCTAGGCGAGTTCCTTCTAATTCTGTCCCAGTGTCTAAAGTCAGGAGATGAGGAAACAGTGATCGGAGTTTTGGACGGACTTTCCAAGACTGGCCGTTTTGGCCTCAACCTGTCTCTGCTTAGTCAGGCTGAGCAGAAAGCCTGTGAGGAGCTTTTTAACAGACTTGGAGAATATTACTCTAATTACAATGATTCCCCAGTTATGTCTTTGGACTTCAGTGAACCTTTAGGAGTTTGTGAAGTCCGTCATGTTGAAACCGATGTTAATGACATATTAGTAAAACTCAAGGCGTTAATGGAGAAATATGGCATCCAAAACtaa
- the abi3a gene encoding ABI family, member 3a isoform X2: MKEQNYSEEITKILEEAPAARKALLDNYNNLYKVAEYCESNYLQSGNDSKKALDETKAFTAQSLASVAYQINSLATNVFKLLDSQTLQLRKIESSINQIGETVDMHREKVARREIGVFTVPKKLPRSHKIVPPAKSKDAKPKYSRTPISFSILDSVGHGIKDSGQPQVKTATMTRSSSILSRGGRPPEPVQCPVVPTLSHGSSVTSLNEKSIASSFGKAVPPPVVPSWPASSDGDIVSTLLDQGPPPPPPPMFEGAHDHGQDTGPPPPPPPPFDCTEVPPPPPMPPTVNPPDSSNLLSIPPPPPAPPLETVAEENGFHLPGPPCDMLPPPVPDGFDLPLPPPVPNDVNIEDLEIPAPPPSPPVDFDNYDEMPPLPPPIDYDTSAPADYLEKVVALYSYDTGKPGDLVFQEGDIIYLTIRNEDGWCEGELNGVKGYFPGNYVESTA, translated from the exons ATGAAGGAGCAAAACTACAGCGAAGAAATTACAAAAATACTAGAGGAGGCTCCCGCAGCTCGAAAGGCGCTTCTTGACAACTACAACAATTTGTACAAAGTAGCCGAATACTGCGAGAGCAACTACCTGCAG TCTGGTAATGACTCCAAGAAAGCACTGGATGAGACCAAGGCCTTTACCGCCCAGTCATTGGCTAGTGTGGCCTATCAGATCAACTCACTGGCCACCAATGTCTTCAAACTGCTGGATTCACAAACCCTGCAGCTCCGCAAAATAGAGTCCTCCATCAACCAGATCGGAGAG ACGGTGGACATGCACAGAGAAAAGGTGGCCCGTCGAGAGATTGGTGTTTTCACAGTCCCCAAGAAGCTACCACGCAGTCACAAGATTGTCCCCCCAGCAAAAAGTAAAGATGCCAAGCCGAAATACTCCCGCACACCCATCTCCTTCTCCATCCTGGACTCTGTAGGTCATGGCATTAAG gattcTGGGCAGCCACAGGTAAAAACCGCGACCATGACACGTAGCAGTAGCATATTGAG TCGAGGCGGCCGTCCTCCAGAGCCTGTCCAGTGTCCCGTGGTGCCCACTTTGTCCCACGGATCATCAGTCACCTCACTCAATGAGAAATCTATAGC TTCTAGCTTCGGTAAAGCCGTACCACCTCCAGTAGTGCCCAGTTGGCCGGCCAGCTCTGATGGTGACATCGTGAGTACACTGCTGGATCAAGGTCCACCTCCTCCACCCCCACCGATGTTTGAGGGTGCACATGACCATGGGCAGGATACTGGTCCACCCCCACCTCCACCTCCTCCATTTGACTGTACTGAAGTCCCTCCGCCTCCTCCTATGCCCCCTACAGTAAATCCACCTGATTCCAGCAACCTGTTGAGCATTCCACCTCCTCCACCAGCTCCACCTCTTGAGACAG tgGCTGAGGAGAATGGATTTCATCTACCAGGACCGCCCTGTGACATGCTTCCTCCACCAGTCCCTGATGGTTTTGATCTTCCTCTTCCACCACCTGTACCTAATGATGTGAACATTGAAG ATCTTGAGATTCCTGCTCCGCCCCCATCACCACCAGTGGATTTTGACAACTATGATGAAATGCCCCCTCTACCGCCCCCTATTGATTATGACACTTCTGCACCAGCTGATTATTTGGAGAAAG TGGTGGCACTGTATAGCTACGACACAGGCAAGCCAGGTGACTTGGTCTTTCAGGAAGGTGATATCATCTACCTTACCATCAGGAATGAGGATGGCTGGTGTGAGGGAGAACTGAATGGAGTCAAAGGTTATTTTCCTGGCAACTATGTGGAGTCAACCGCTTAA
- the pyya gene encoding peptide YY-A, producing the protein MAVMLKPWTVIATLVLCVLLCLGTFVDAYPPKPENPGEDAAPEDLAKYYTALRHYINLITRQRYGKRSTSEDVMAELLFGDDTVRKQRSRYDDSYMW; encoded by the exons ATGGCTGTCATGTTAAAGCCCTGGACCGTCATCGCTACTCTCGTCTTGTGCGTGCTGCTGTGTCTCGGGACTTTTGTGGATGCCTATCCGCCCAAACCAGAAAACCCTGGTGAAGACGCTGCGCCAGAGGACCTGGCCAAATATTACACCGCACTGAGACATTACATCAATCTAATCACGAGACAAAG GTATGGGAAAAGGTCCACCTCAGAGGATGTGATGGCAGAGCTGCTTTTTGGGGATGACACAGTGCGCAAACAGAGATCAAG ATATGATGACTCTTACATGTGGTGA